Genomic segment of Salvia hispanica cultivar TCC Black 2014 chromosome 2, UniMelb_Shisp_WGS_1.0, whole genome shotgun sequence:
TGACGGTAGTAAATATTTATACAGATATTTCAGCAGATATCGTTTTGTATCATCTCAAATCTGACAATGGTTAGCTCAACCTACCACACGAGTTAAGCCGAGCCGGGAAAACATCGGAGCCGAGCCGATGTGAAACTTggggaaaaggaaaaataaaataaatgtaaatataatatgattaaaagGTGGGTTATGCAGTAATAATCATCCCCACCAccttattattaaaaaaataataatagtattaaaaaaagggGCTAACCATAAATAAAGCTCCAAAAGCAAGACAAGTGAGggtgtttgttttgttttcccTTTGCAacagtctctctctctctctccaaaactCTGAAATGGAGGTAGTCCAGAATTCAGCAGGGGAAGTGTTAATGTGGCTTGCAAACAGGGCCTGAattccttttctctctcctttttccTTGTTTGTGACTTCTGTGAAGGGACTGCACATCATTTTGTTCAAACTGTTTTTTCACTCAGAtctacctctctctctcactgcATTACCCTGTTTGTAATTTGTGTTGCTTGTGCTTTGAGGGGGCTGCAAAATGAGTAAAGACGAGTTCTTGAAGATCCAGGTACCtactttcttttctcttacaCGCACATTTTTCTTGATAAATGGTGAGCTCGTGTTTGTGTATTTGttctctgtgtgtgtgtgtgtgagagagagagataggcTGTATTGCGTGTGCATTCagtattttttcttgtttaggGACTCAAGATTTTCAGTGccgtttctctctctctcagtcACTCatgttttgtgttgatttCACTGAAATGGACTTTTTTCGTTGGGataaagttttgatttttgtgtaGTTTCAGTGTTGATTTCTTGTTTTCCTGGTCTGATTTTGGCTCAAGAATGTTAAAGTTGCAATCTTTATTCTAATTGAGGTGGCTGTGTCTGTGTGGTTGGTTGCTTGTTCTTGCAGACTTGTGTTCTTAAAGTCAATATACACTGTGATGGATGTAAGcataaagtgaagaaaatcTTGCAGAAGATTGAAGGTATGAACAAACTTTCTTGACTAATTTATGGTGAGTGTGTGTGAATCTTGGAGAGGAATTAATGTGGGGTTTTGGTGGTAGGTGTATACACTACTAAGATAGATTCAGAGCAAGGGAAGGTGACTGTTTCTGGGAATGTTGATCCAAACACACTGATAAAGAAGCTAATCAAGAATGGGAAGCATGCTGAGATGTGGGGTGCAAAGCCCTCCAACGGTCACAATCAAAACCAGCTCAACAACCAGTTCAAGAATCTCCAAATCGACCACGGTGGCAAAGGGggcggtggtggtgggagTAAAGGGCAAGGCCAGAAGGGTGGTGGTGCTAACAATCAGCCAAAGGGTGGCGGTGGAGGAGGCaaaggaggaggaggtggtggtgggggAGGCCCCCCTGGGCATAATCAACAGCTGCAGCAGCAATTGCAGCAGTTGCAGCAGATGAAGGGGTTTCAGGATATGAAGATGATGCCTCAGTTTATGAAGGATGCGAAGATGCCACCCGGCCATGGTGGGAAGGAGCAGAATGCGAAGTCGGTCAAGTTCAAGCTGCCTCAGGAGGAGGACTTGAgcgatgatgatgattatgaTGACGATGactttgatgatgatgacgatgattttgatgatgatgagctCGATGAGATGGATCACGCGGCCATGAGTAAGATGAAGGCGGCTATGGGAGGCGGCCATGGTGGTGGAGGACCGCAGATGCCTCCCGGGATGATGATGCAGAACATGATGAATGGCCAGCTCCCTCAGATGATGAAGCccggtggcggtggtggtgcTGCTGCTGGGAATGGGAAGAAAGGCGGGGGCGAAGGTGGTAGCATTCCTGTTCAAATGAACCAcggtggtggaggtggtggtgggaAGAAGGGTGGTGGTGGGAACCCGAATcaaggtggtggtggtggtggtccGAAGGGGGGAAAgaatggtggtggtggtggaggcaATGCTggccaaaataaaaatgggggtggcggtggaggaggaggcggaggaAACGGGCACAATTTCATGCCTAATGGGGCCAAGAAAATGAGTGATGGACCTCATGGCATGCCTAACATGATGGCTAtgggtggtggtggtggtaaTGTGGGGCCTATGGGCCAAATGGGGCATATGGGAAACCTACCACCAATGGGGCAGATGGGGAACCTTGCCGCCGTGCAAGGATTGCCCGCGGCTCatggtggtggtagtggtggtggTGCAGGGTACTTCCCGGGTGGTGGGCCGCCTGACCAAATGGCGGGGGGTGGCAACAACAACCCCTACTACCAGCAGCAGCTAGCAGCCATGATGATGAACCAGCAGAGGGCGAACGGGAACGAGAGGTTCCAGCCGATGATGTACGCGCGGCCTCCCCCAGCCGTGAACTACATGCCGGCGCCCTACCCGCCCTACCCGTACCCTCCCCCACCCGGCGAGCGGGCCGACCAGTATGCCATGTTCAGTGATGAGAACACCTCTAGTTGTAGTGTGATGTGAGGGAGGTTGATGAATCAAGAGCTTAATAGTTCATAATTTCTTGAATTGAtgttatagtactactacacaTGGAAATGTTTTTACTTCGAGTTTGCTTCTCTATAtgtcctctttttttttatttggctgaattaggagtataatttgtgaaatgcaaaaaaataggatggcatttgagaaaaataatgcaaaagggaagagaataaaataaacccCATCTACCTGTCCATTTCTATCTCTCTGCACAAATTGTGATTTCTATATCTTGCTCTAAATTTATGGTTCACACTACCTTCACGTGAATTTTAGTATTCAATAGGGGGTATGTGTGGTGTGACACTAGGAAATAAAATTGACCAAGTTGAAGAGTATTTGATTCAAAATCTAGTCTATATTTAGATTTGTTTGACATAAGATAATGAAAATGAATGATTATGTATATTGACTAGGCGTTTTTAGTGGAGGATTTAACGTTTAGTGGTGGCCAATTGCATTATGAATTTGTGGAGTGTGATGTGGGGTATAGTGTAGTAcaaaatttcatgaaaaaacATTCAGTCCTTTCACTGATTGACTGTGGCATCCACACTCAATTTGTGtatctatttaaaatatttaaagtatttttgtgtgtgtgtgtgtgtggacATTCAATTTCTATATCGATAGTCTAATTAGTGAATTacatcgatttttttttttgagttctTAGATAATAGATTGTGACTTTGGTGGCGATATGTCTGaacttttaaatttgggaaaaaaataacatcaatTTCCTAAAAAGTTTGTATTATTGATTGGAGATGGAGAAGATTGATAAATCACTATCGATACACATTAGAATTGTTTGTCATGTAGGacaattttggaattttctaATCACGAAATCTTTGGGAATATTATCTGACACTCtaatgaaaaaccaaaataaagataaaaacgaaaatattaatcattttgGCAGAAGAATCAGTAGATTGTAGTGTCTACATTAGTagataaacattaattaattgtaattcCTTTTTTGCACACTTTGGATTAGAATGGAAATCTTAATTAGCTGTAgcttaattattatttgaactCTTATCTGCGTCCTAGTATCATGACTTAATTAGTATAAAATCTATTATTCTTGAATTAATGCTCCACCCTGTTTAAATTTGAGCGATTAATATATAAGGAAGGAAGTTATTTATGTGTGTAtgcttaaaatgaaaataatactgTACAAAAGAGTTGGAAGATATTTTATGCTATTTCTAGTGGgacctaattaaatttgatgttATTATCCATGGATGTCCATATTTTGCATTGGATGCACAAAATTTAATGACGACGTCGCGATAAATTTGAATCCGATATCTTTAGTTATGATATTTAGTCGCTCTACTTAAATTatgcaaaatttaataatcatGTCACGATATCTTTAAACCCGATATCTTTGGTTTCAATATTAATCACTCTACTTAAATCAATACAAACACTATATTTCTGATATATTTGGTTACAGAGGCATAGCCAGAATTTTGCTTGAGGAATGGCAAAAGTATAtcatatagaaatttttttatgcatttgagAAGGGGCAGATACCCTAGTTGGGTATATGCTGGATCTGCCCTTGTTTGGTTATGATATCAAATCGCTCTATTTAAACAAATACAATCACCTTACGTCTAGTTATGACAATAATTTAATCGGTCTATTTAAATCATTACAAACACACGTTGTAAATACACATTTCTGATATCGTTGGCTAAAGTATTAAATCGCTCTACTTAAACTAATACAATCACCTGATATCTTTGGTTACAATATTAAATCAGTCTATttaaatcaacacaaatctatacaatatataaaaggggagtttttgaatatttagggaaatattcttttaaaatagatattagtattatttaaaataaaactacttttgttttattaaattgttatttGAAGTCAGTGGGaagttatttaaaattaatagagaGTTAATTAATGGGTGGTTAGTTTCTTTTCTCCTCTCTAAATCTTCGGTGTTTTTATTGCTTATGCtgaatgtttttatttttgcaaatattGCAGGTCAATTTATTGCCATAAGAGGTTTGCTTTCTTCTCTAAACTATCTTTCTATTTATTGTTGATCTAATGATCTCTTTTTTTGGTATATGTTCACAAAAGATTTGctcaactttctttttttaaaatcatttatctgtttattgtTGAAAGATTCgcttaattttcttttctctaaaGTATAAACTATCTTTCTGTTTATTGTTCATTTACTGTTTCTTTCTTTGTCATTTATTGCAGATGAATTCACGAGCTTAACATGTTAGTTTCCTTTCCtgttgttttatgtttttagtttgattatttaatttatttttgcttcTTATCGtgttactttttcttttggatCCTATCTACAATAGAAGAATGATATTATATCGTATACTAACAATTTAATTGTACAGTTATTCTTCGTTTTTACAGGTAGTTTATTCATATAGGGAATTATTTGGCATCATTAAGAAAAGTATCATACACACAATTACCTTCAAACCAGTATTTTGTAGAAGAAAAACTGTCATAATCATCTTCGTGGATGGTGTGTATTTATTGTTGACTGACTaagttttaataatttttagcatgtgtatatatctatatagGTTCtgcatttgcattttttattgtttttatattagttatatagaatattataaatgacTATTAATACgactaaatatttttgttaattaattatgtaaaagtaaattttttataatgttatttttaatttactaattaatatatgcaTTGAATTACACTCCACGTTAGTATTTGAAGTATTTACTAATgtgatttgaataaattaatttcattttattcttaataGTAGGCTTAGGTTTGCTCatatattaatagtagtaatgcAGTATCTATATATTCCATTTGTCAAAATATAGTATCTATATCCATGCTCTTTCTCTAAAGAATATTCAGATCCGCTTgtattgattttcaatttcatgctcTTCTGCAAGAGCATAACACCACACCAATGCTCTTCACAAGACCTGCTCTTACACTATAAATAAAGAGTGTACTATATAATAACCTTACTAAAATCGATGTATATCAAAGATCGTCAGCGCGTAGGTTGAACTAATATacactaaaaatatacatttataatattttttttattaagataTTAAATCGCTCTACTTAAACTAATACATGCACATactataaatatcaaatacaCATCTATGTGGTTACTAAGTATTACACAGTCATATACTCcagaaaaatattgatataactatgatataaaagaaaaggtattacaaaagaataaaagcAATTTGAATTTCCATGATAacataagaattaaaaaacacatatttgaaaatgaaaacaaacacCCTCTAGTTGAGATAAAGATTGACTATATCATAGAGAAGATTGTTGTGTGACACAAACATAATATTCCACCTATGTCGAAAATAAAGTCATTTACTTCTTTTTGTCGGTCCCAAAATCATCAACTTTTCTTACAAGACATAAATCGAATTTTCATTTCCTATAATTTAGTTTTACTAGTaatattctttgaaattttcttcTCGGTCGATTACTACTTTTTAAATATGTCTCTTATCTTCTTATTCACTAATAAATGTCATCTATCCAAAATTGAGTACAATTATGAcatttttcccattttattCGTGTTTAGTGATACTTTATGAAATTTGGCAATTAATTGTACTCCACCTGTTTATTTAGTATGATGATTAATAAGATTATTAAGTcagattttctatttttcaatatgTGTAATTTGATGGCTAAGaacatttaatgaaaagagtCAGAATACTAAATAAGAGTGTAGTACAATGATTTTgataattatgttatttacGATAATTAATAAggttttttgttattattcgAAATGAGGAAGGATACCACAATTACTTACAACCTCGAATTGAGTCGTGAACTTTGAAACGCATGCTACatatacataatattttagtaaagAAACGTGATTATAATTTCTCAAACACGATATGGTATGTTAATCAACTAAACCAtccaaaaaaccaaaattagtTGGAGtcttctaataaaaataagtaaatcaCGGTTTAATCACAATTTGTTTGCAATAAtaactttgattttttgttatatttaatatagggagtagtacttactattctttttaaaaaagatatGTAGATAGAATTAAATGTGACGGAGACaatgtagagagagaagaagagctCGTTAAAGAGGTAAATCAAACGTCAAATCTAACGGCGTTGAGACTCCACAGGAATTTTGCAGGATATATGGTATAGTCTTAtcactaaaaaataaacaaattagaaGAGAGCATCAAAAGTAGAGATATTCCAGTGCGGGCGACCCCAGTGTTTGGCCATCGGCGGACATACTCATCGTGGGCCCCATCTCATCTGTCTAATCACACAGTAAATTTAGTGGGACCCGCCTCTCGTACTTGACACTTGTCACCCGACTACTACATACTCCTACTccactactactactagtaccATTTTCTGCTTATTACACCATAATTAGTAGAGTAATTTATTCGAGAAAAGAGAAGATAATTCCAATAGAATTATTGTTTGAGACTTGGAAATTGGAGTAGCAGTATGTTTGCACTCCATATTCAACGTAGGACTCTGAGATTTTGTCaaaataagatttaatcttAATGTCTTAATGTAACATGCACGTCAAATTTAGacaatgaaattatatttcttacaTGTGTAATTTAGAACGTTACATGTTACTACCTCTTtacctgaaaatttgatacatattactattttagtccgtccctgaaaatttaatacatttcacttttaccatttttggtagtggacctcatattccactaactcattcctactcatattttattataaaactaatactttaaaagtagaacccacatcccaccaactttttcaattcactttccattacatttctcaAAACCCGTGTcaggtcaaagtgtagcaaattttggggaacggaggtagtacatcttataaatgaaaatgtgtcACCTAGAATCGAAACAGACGAAATAGATATAATCATACCACAAATTTTACAATACAACATCAAATTGTAAGCTCCAATATTTGATTCAATGTTGTTCCCAAATTCCGATTCCATGTTTTAACATGACATAACAACCATATAACGGTTTTGAAATAATCCATACTATTTTATCTGAATTATTCAATTcctaaaataaacaaaaaatatctaataaaACTCTTAGcacatgcataataaataaaacttctTCATAAGAGCCGAGCTTAAATTGTCAATGAAGAACTCAAGTAATATGAGCATAAATTAACCATGAAGAAATCAAATGGCACTAGTATACAATgtgtataaaaaaaactcaagtAATGCGAGTTTAATTTATCGATTAAGAACTCGAGTGACACAAGCATACCGAAGAACTCATATGGTATCAATAGAAACTTTTAGCGAAGTGTCTCATAAAACGAGTTTAAACTAGCTTATTGTTAACAACCAAAACTAGtgattactccctctgtcccaattTAAGAGTCacggtttaccatttttgggttttaggagtcccggttggaatatttcatatataatattaggccttacaatccactaacattttttcactcacattttattataaaactaatataaaaaagtatgactcacatttcactatcttttctctctaaatttcctttatatttcttaaaactcgtgtcgaactcaactgagactcctaaagtgggacagagggaatattTGCTTAAGATTTTCTTGGATTTTTGGGCTAGattgaaataaagtaagaaatgaaatagtagTAGCTTATTGTCgtgaatttgtttatttataatttttttcaacagTTTTGGGGCTTCGTGAGGTTGAACAAAATTAACTTATTAGGTCATTAGCTAGTCCGATATTATATAGTGGAAGCATAgtcatcaattattttaaattgctCAATATTCTTCCCAATTACTACTATCTTATGGAGTAGTATGAATGTATGATAAATATGGTATGCAATTCAGCCTAATTGAATCTCAATGTTATCTTATCTTAACgagattactaaaaaaaatgctcGATACATACATAAGGTCAACTTTGATTGAAGAGAAACTGTTAGGTGGAAATAAGGTCAAATTAACTTTCCTCAAATCTCATAAGATCGAAGAATCTTGGCAcacaatatatttaatcatatctTTAATATAGCAATAGTCCAGCAACATGTACGTCGATCCATTTGAAAACTCACTTTTTTAATTGAACGTCAATCAAGATCTAAAACACTAGGATCAACAATTTAAGTACACtcaactaaaatagaaatataacttgattttaaattgaaaagataaaatggtaggagtattattcaaAAGCTGctaaatatatttcaatttgttgCACGTGGTACTCAAACTACATGAGAGACACCAATCATGCTTACTAcaatcatgatttttttatatttaatatcaCGATCTTACAATCTTGTGCATGATTTTAATCATTACATGTCTACctcctttatatttttaattttattatttaagtatttaGTACGACCATTCTTCTCCCCGGCCctttataattgaaaaatatgtgtgactatttcataaatttttaatacttttcttcaaaattattttttaaggaaatatttgaaaattttgtagGTCTAGAATACTGAATACCTACTCGTTTATcctttttttgtatataaatatgaaaattttgaaagcCATCAATTGACGAGGAGAGTCCATGATCGATACACCAGATATCAAAAGAGAAttacaaaaatcacaaaaactaACGATAATATCAGACATGCATATAAAGAATATCGACCTCATAATGCACCACGTACTCAAATTACGCCCAAGTAAACAAGTGACACAACACAATCTATTAAGACAAGGCAATCTAAGGATATGAAAAGTTAATTGCAGAATATTTTTgtcttaaataaattttaaaaatggttatacattattgaaaataattaggtTGCtatgttgattttaattatctcAATTGACTGGTCGAAAATTCGGCTCTAtatattttggtcaaatttaatttttacggTAATTCAACAAATCAAGGACACATACAATttttaaggaaaaagaaaCGTGACACCCCcatttaatatactactactacaaaactaataataattagcGTACTCATTAAGAATGATTCTACTTAATCAATCATCCTAACGTTCTATCAACCTAGggattgatatatttttttcctttatttagGAACCTTATAAATTCAACCTTGCACTATACTATAACAAATCCCttttataaactaattatTGGATCTAATAAGCAACAAATCCTATCAACTTGTCGAATTGTTACATGTCAAATCCATCTGTTAATTTTCCAATTCTAATTATATCTTAGTTGACAGGAAGTACTATTTTGCGTCCAAGGATTAACAATCCCCTCACTTGATCTACGATggaatcattttattttagaagtcttaatcattaaattattgtGTTTGAATTAAGGAA
This window contains:
- the LOC125207129 gene encoding heavy metal-associated isoprenylated plant protein 33-like produces the protein MSKDEFLKIQTCVLKVNIHCDGCKHKVKKILQKIEGVYTTKIDSEQGKVTVSGNVDPNTLIKKLIKNGKHAEMWGAKPSNGHNQNQLNNQFKNLQIDHGGKGGGGGGSKGQGQKGGGANNQPKGGGGGGKGGGGGGGGGPPGHNQQLQQQLQQLQQMKGFQDMKMMPQFMKDAKMPPGHGGKEQNAKSVKFKLPQEEDLSDDDDYDDDDFDDDDDDFDDDELDEMDHAAMSKMKAAMGGGHGGGGPQMPPGMMMQNMMNGQLPQMMKPGGGGGAAAGNGKKGGGEGGSIPVQMNHGGGGGGGKKGGGGNPNQGGGGGGPKGGKNGGGGGGNAGQNKNGGGGGGGGGGNGHNFMPNGAKKMSDGPHGMPNMMAMGGGGGNVGPMGQMGHMGNLPPMGQMGNLAAVQGLPAAHGGGSGGGAGYFPGGGPPDQMAGGGNNNPYYQQQLAAMMMNQQRANGNERFQPMMYARPPPAVNYMPAPYPPYPYPPPPGERADQYAMFSDENTSSCSVM